A stretch of Vigna angularis cultivar LongXiaoDou No.4 chromosome 4, ASM1680809v1, whole genome shotgun sequence DNA encodes these proteins:
- the LOC108329903 gene encoding methylthioribose-1-phosphate isomerase isoform X2, which yields MVVRGAPAIAIAAALSLAVEVFNLDGFNGSAGEAVSFLQNKLEYLVSSRPTAVNLSDAAGKLKEVVSNAAATTSEGRSVFQAFIEAAEVMLGDDVASNRAIGSYGASCIQQQTGKQKLSVLTHCNTGSLATAGYGTALGVIRALHSAGVLERAYCTETRPFNQGSRLTAYELVHEKIPATLIADSAAAALMKAGSVDAVVVGADRVASNGDTANKIGTYSVALSAKFHNVPFYVAAPLTSVDLSLSSGQEIVIEERSPKELLNARGGLGEQVAASGISVWNPAFDVTPASLISGIITEKGVITKTSADDAFDIKAFVQKTG from the exons ATGGTGGTCCGAGGAGCACCTGCTATTGCGATTGCAGCGGCACTCTCTTTGGCTGTGGAGGTGTTCAATTTAGACGGTTTCAATGGGTCAGCTGGTGAAGCTGTTTCCTTCCTGCagaataaattagaatatcTTGTCTCAAG TCGACCAACTGCAGTGAATCTATCGGATGCTGCGGGAAAACTCAAAGAAGTCGTATCAAATGCTGCTGCTACCACTTCAGAGGGCAGGAGTGTTTTCCAG GCATTTATAGAAGCTGCTGAAGTTATGCTTGGGGATGATGTTGCCTCAAATCGAGCTATTGGCTCTTACGGAGCTAGCTGTATTCAGCAACAAACTGGGAAACAAAAGCTTTCTGTTTTGACGCATTGCAATACTGGAAG TCTAGCCACAGCTGGATATGGTACTGCTTTGGGTGTGATCCGTGCACTTCACAGTGCAGGAGTTCTAGAAAGGGCTTATTGCACGGAAACACGCCCGTTTAATCAA GGATCTAGACTTACTGCCTATGAGTTGGTGCATGAAAAAATACCAGCAACTCTTATTGCTGATTCTGCTGCAGCTGCACTAATGAAAGCAGGAAGTGTGGATGCTGTTGTTGTTGGGGCTGATCGTGTTGCATCAAATG GTGACACAGCCAACAAAATTGGAACCTACAGTGTTGCCTTGTCCGCAAAGTTTCATAATGTACCTTTTTATGTGGCTGCCCCCCTCACCTCCGTTGATCTATCACTTTCTTCTGGACAAGAAATTGTAATTGAGGAGAGGTCTCCCAAGGAATTGTTGAACGCACGTGGAGGACTTGGAGAGCAGGTTGCTGCATCGGGAATTTCTGTGTGGAACCCAGCTTTCGATGTTACTCCTGCTAGTCTAATATCTGGGATCATCACGGAGAAG GGTGTCATTACGAAGACTTCTGCTGATGATGCATTCGACATCAAAGCTTTCGTACAGAAAACTGGTTAA
- the LOC108331315 gene encoding protein trichome birefringence-like 14 isoform X1 gives MLCKGLKECWNFSIYKTEYISFKLYEMLSSVLDEYDSSGEVGISLNNATENEGKISCKFVRLMNHILLVLLSKDCFLVDPFPVCNLAKGKWDPDNRQPLYSGFECKQCLSEMW, from the exons ATGCTTTGCAAGGGATTAAAGGAATGCTGGAACTTCTCCATATACAAAACGGAAtatatttctttcaaattatatG AAATGCTTTCCAGTGTGTTAGATGAGTATGATAGCAGCGGAGAAGTTGGCATCAGTTTGAATAATGCCACAGAAAACGAAG GGAAAATTTCATGCAAATTTGTTAGATTGATGAACCATATATTGCTAGTACTGTTAAGTAAGGACTGCTTTCTTGTGGATCCTTTTCCAGTATGTAACCTTGCAAAAGGAAAATGGGATCCAGACAACCGTCAACCGTTATATTCAGGTTTTGAATGCAAGCAATGTCTGTCAGAGATGTGGTGA
- the LOC108331315 gene encoding uncharacterized protein LOC108331315 isoform X2 translates to MLCKGLKECWNFSIYKTEYISFKLYEMLSSVLDEYDSSGEVGISLNNATENEVCNLAKGKWDPDNRQPLYSGFECKQCLSEMW, encoded by the exons ATGCTTTGCAAGGGATTAAAGGAATGCTGGAACTTCTCCATATACAAAACGGAAtatatttctttcaaattatatG AAATGCTTTCCAGTGTGTTAGATGAGTATGATAGCAGCGGAGAAGTTGGCATCAGTTTGAATAATGCCACAGAAAACGAAG TATGTAACCTTGCAAAAGGAAAATGGGATCCAGACAACCGTCAACCGTTATATTCAGGTTTTGAATGCAAGCAATGTCTGTCAGAGATGTGGTGA
- the LOC108329902 gene encoding beta-galactosidase 15, which translates to MAWMKAFVLTFFLSLLFYSINGVEVSHDGRAMKIDGKRKVLISGSIHYPRSTPGMWPDLIKKAKEGGLDAIETYVFWNAHEPVRREYDFSGRNDLIRFLKTIQDEGLYAVLRIGPYVCAEWNYGGIPVWVYNLPGVQIRTSNQVYMNEMQKFTTLIVDMVRKEKLFASQGGPIIISQIENEYGNVMSSYGDAGKAYIDWCANMAESFDIDVPWIMCQQSDAPQPMINTCNGWYCHDFTPNNPNSPKMWTENWVGWFKNWGGKDPHRTAEDVAYSVARFFQTGGTFQNYYMYHGGTNFGRTAGGPYITTTYDYDAPLDEFGNIAQPKWGHLKELHKILKSMENSLTNYGNVSEVDLGHSVKATMYMANDSSSCFLTNTNTTTDAIVTFRGNKYNVPAWSVSLLPDCQTEEYNTAKVNVQTSVMIKGKNKAEDEPIALNWVWRAENIDDALLAKGNFSTNGLVDQKIIASDASDYVWYMTRLDLDQSDPVLSNNMSLRINGTGHVIHAFVNGEHIGSHWATYGIRSYEFETKIKLMQGKNIISLLSVTVGLQNYGPNYDKWSAGLIGPISVISTKDDETVVKDLSSNKWSYKVGLHGWDNKFFREDSPYASASKWESNYLPTKRMLTWYKTTFKAPLGSEPLVVDMQGMGKGFAWVNGHNIGRTWPSYGASEDGCSDDPCDYRGEYSDRKCVTNCGQPTQRWYHVPRSFIEDDVNTLVLFEEIGGNPSLVNFQTVVVGSACGNTHENKSLELSCDGRPISVIKFASFGNPEGECGTFKQGSCESKNDALSIVHNACVGKESCIIDVSEKTFGLTSCGNIMKRLAVEAVC; encoded by the exons ATGGCTTGGATGAAAGCTTTTGTGTTGACTTTTTTTCTAAGTTTGTTGTTTTACAGTATCAATGGTGTTGAAGTGAGTCATGATGGAAGAGCCATGAAAATTGATGGAAAAAGGAAGGTTTTGATATCTGGATCAATTCACTATCCTAGAAGTACACCAGGG ATGTGGCCTGATCTGATAAAGAAAGCAAAAGAAGGAGGGTTGGATGCTATTGAAACATACGTGTTTTGGAATGCACATGAACCTGTTCGTCGTGAATATGATTTTAGTGGCAGAAACGATCTCATTAGGTTTCTAAAGACCATTCAGGACGAAGGTCTTTATGCTGTTCTTCGTATTGGTCCCTATGTCTGTGCCGAATGGAATTATGG aGGAATTCCTGTGTGGGTTTACAATCTACCTGGTGTCCAGATTCGTACCTCAAATCAAGTATACATG AATGAAATGCAAAAGTTCACTACTCTCATTGTGGACATGGTCAGAAAGGAGAAATTATTTGCCTCTCAAGGAGGTCCTATAATTATTTCTCAG ATTGAGAATGAATATGGGAATGTGATGTCGAGTTATGGAGATGCTGGAAAAGCTTATATAGATTGGTGTGCAAATATGGCTGAGTCCTTCGACATTGATGTTCCATGGATCATGTGCCAACAATCTGATGCCCCTCAACCaatg ATAAATACTTGCAATGGTTGGTATTGTCACGACTTCACGCCCAATAATCCTAACAGTCCTAAGATGTGGACTGAAAATTGGGTTGGCTG GTTCAAGAATTGGGGTGGCAAAGATCCACATAGAACTGCAGAAGATGTTGCCTATTCTGTGGCTAGGTTTTTTCAAACAGGTGGCACCTTCCAAAACTACTACATG tatCATGGTGGAACTAATTTTGGTAGAACCGCGGGAGGTCCATACATTACTACTACATATGATTACGATGCTCCTCTAGATGAATTCG GAAACATAGCCCAACCAAAATGGGGTCACCTCAAAGAACTTCATAAGATTCTGAAATCAATGGAGAATAGTCTTACTAATTATGGAAATGTATCTGAAGTTGATTTGGGTCACTCGGTTAAg GCTACTATGTATATGGCAAATGATTCATCAAGTTGCTTCTTGACTAACACCAACACCACCACTGATGCCATAGTAACATTTAGAGGAAACAAATATAATGTTCCTGCTTGGTCGGTCAGTCTTCTTCCTGATTGTCAAACCGAAGAATATAACACAGCCAAG GTGAATGTCCAAACCTCTGTCATGATAAAGGGTAAAAACAAAGCAGAAGATGAACCAATAGCTTTGAATTGGGTGTGGAGAGCTGAGAATATTGATGATGCTCTCCTTGCCAAAGGTAATTTCTCTACAAATGGACTTGTTGATCAAAAAATAATTGCTTctgatgctagtgattatgtTTGGTACATGACAAG ACTTGATCTCGATCAAAGTGATCCAGTTTTGTCAAATAATATGTCTCTTAGAATCAATGGCACTGGTCACGTAATTCATGCATTTGTTAATGGAGAACATATTG GTTCCCATTGGGCTACATATGGTATCCGCAGTTATGAATTTGAGACTAAAATTAAGTTGATGCAAGGAAAGAATATTATCAGTCTCCTGAGTGTCACAGTTGGACTACAG AACTATGGACCAAACTATGATAAATGGAGTGCTGGTCTCATTGGGCCCATCAGCGTAATAAGCACAAAAGATGATGAAACTGTGGTCAAAGATCTATCCTCAAACAAATGGTCTTACAAGGTTGGGTTGCATGGTTGGGACAACAAATTCTTCCGTGAAGACTCTCCCTATGCTTCTGCTTCCAAATGGGAATCTAACTACTTGCCAACAAAGAGAATGTTGACTTGGTACAAG aCCACTTTTAAAGCTCCTCTTGGGTCAGAGCCCCTTGTTGTGGATATGCAAGGAATGGGAAAAGGGTTTGCTTGGGTGAATGGCCATAATATTGGTCGTACATGGCCTAGTTATGGTGCAAGTGAGGATGGTTGTAGTGATGATCCTTGTGACTACCGTGGTGAATATAGCGATAGAAAATGCGTTACCAATTGTGGCCAACCCACACAAAGATG GTACCATGTTCCTCGCTCTTTTATTGAAGATGATGTAAACACATTGGTTTTGTTTGAGGAAATTGGTGGCAATCCATCTCTGGTGAATTTCCAAACTGTAGTGGTTGGATCTGCATGTGGAAACACTCATGAGAACAAGAGTTTGGAATTGTCTTGCGATGGACGTCCCATTTCGGTTATAAAGTTTGCAAGTTTTGGCAATCCAGAAGGTGAATGTGGCACATTTAAACAAGGAAGTTGTGAAAGCAAAAACGATGCTTTGTCCATTGTACACaat GCATGTGTGGGCAAGGAATCGTGCATCATTGATGTTTCAGAAAAAACTTTCGGACTAACAAGTTGTGGAAATATAATGAAGAGGCTCGCGGTCGAAGCAGTTTGTTAG
- the LOC108329903 gene encoding methylthioribose-1-phosphate isomerase isoform X1 yields the protein MAREFNDVAATLQSIRYNRGSLHLLDQRKLPLETTYLEIRDSTDGWNAIQDMVVRGAPAIAIAAALSLAVEVFNLDGFNGSAGEAVSFLQNKLEYLVSSRPTAVNLSDAAGKLKEVVSNAAATTSEGRSVFQAFIEAAEVMLGDDVASNRAIGSYGASCIQQQTGKQKLSVLTHCNTGSLATAGYGTALGVIRALHSAGVLERAYCTETRPFNQGSRLTAYELVHEKIPATLIADSAAAALMKAGSVDAVVVGADRVASNGDTANKIGTYSVALSAKFHNVPFYVAAPLTSVDLSLSSGQEIVIEERSPKELLNARGGLGEQVAASGISVWNPAFDVTPASLISGIITEKGVITKTSADDAFDIKAFVQKTG from the exons ATGGCACGTGAGTTCAACGATGTTGCAGCAACGCTCCAATCCATACGCTACAACCGCGGTTCCCTCCACCTTCTCGACCAG AGAAAGCTCCCTCTGGAGACCACTTACTTGGAAATTCGGGATTCAACAGATGGCTG GAATGCCATTCAGGATATGGTGGTCCGAGGAGCACCTGCTATTGCGATTGCAGCGGCACTCTCTTTGGCTGTGGAGGTGTTCAATTTAGACGGTTTCAATGGGTCAGCTGGTGAAGCTGTTTCCTTCCTGCagaataaattagaatatcTTGTCTCAAG TCGACCAACTGCAGTGAATCTATCGGATGCTGCGGGAAAACTCAAAGAAGTCGTATCAAATGCTGCTGCTACCACTTCAGAGGGCAGGAGTGTTTTCCAG GCATTTATAGAAGCTGCTGAAGTTATGCTTGGGGATGATGTTGCCTCAAATCGAGCTATTGGCTCTTACGGAGCTAGCTGTATTCAGCAACAAACTGGGAAACAAAAGCTTTCTGTTTTGACGCATTGCAATACTGGAAG TCTAGCCACAGCTGGATATGGTACTGCTTTGGGTGTGATCCGTGCACTTCACAGTGCAGGAGTTCTAGAAAGGGCTTATTGCACGGAAACACGCCCGTTTAATCAA GGATCTAGACTTACTGCCTATGAGTTGGTGCATGAAAAAATACCAGCAACTCTTATTGCTGATTCTGCTGCAGCTGCACTAATGAAAGCAGGAAGTGTGGATGCTGTTGTTGTTGGGGCTGATCGTGTTGCATCAAATG GTGACACAGCCAACAAAATTGGAACCTACAGTGTTGCCTTGTCCGCAAAGTTTCATAATGTACCTTTTTATGTGGCTGCCCCCCTCACCTCCGTTGATCTATCACTTTCTTCTGGACAAGAAATTGTAATTGAGGAGAGGTCTCCCAAGGAATTGTTGAACGCACGTGGAGGACTTGGAGAGCAGGTTGCTGCATCGGGAATTTCTGTGTGGAACCCAGCTTTCGATGTTACTCCTGCTAGTCTAATATCTGGGATCATCACGGAGAAG GGTGTCATTACGAAGACTTCTGCTGATGATGCATTCGACATCAAAGCTTTCGTACAGAAAACTGGTTAA